The genomic region TTTGATCACCTCTCCGATTGCTTTCGTGATGGGAGATTATAACCAAAATCCACATTCATCCAAGATGAAGTTAACGATTGTAGCTCCAACCTGACAAACTGGTATAGCCGACATCATATTTTATACCCGGTGATGCAGGACCTTTCTGATCAACAGTCATACCTGGAGGGGCATTTTTAAAACTTACGTTCAGGTCAATTTTATCTTTTGTTGAAGTTGTGTTGCGATTAATTCCTTTCTCATAGTCCTGCATTGATTGTTTGTTAAAGAATGGGGTCCAGTCTGACGCAAAGAAAAGACCATTGTTTTTCATCCAGTCACCTGCGGATGTTTTGCCAATGGTCGATTCCATCACTCCTTCAACTGGCGCATAGAGTGCGGCAGCCATTCCTAGTTTACCAAGCATTCCCATCTTATTGCTGGCAGTGACTGATTCAGCACCAACGGTCCTGATAGAGCCAACTATTGAAGTCAGCCATGAACCTGCTATATATGCAGCAATACCAGCAAGAGCTATTTTCCAACCATCTGTTGTGCTTGTCAGCACTTCAATTTTATCCAAGATCTTTGTAATTACTGGTCCAAACTTATCCCAATTGGCAATGACATAACCAATCCCGATCGCGGCCAGTCTAAGGAATGCCCCCATAGGAGACATCTTCATCGCTCCACCTACAATCCCTAAAGCCTGGCTTACACCTATCGCAGCCAATTTAAGTCCAACAAAACCAGCTACAGCACCAACAATACCCCGTATAAATCGCGGATTTTTTGCAGCAAAGTTACTGAATTTTTCAGTCATATCGCCAAGCCATGTAACCAGTTTTTTTGCATCGTCAGAAAACGCACCACCAATAGCGGCAAGACCATTAATTGCTGTGCCTGTCAATGCCTCCCAGAGGTTGGTTAATGTCCCCAGTTGCGCTTCAACGCGCTGATTTAGATTAGCCTGCTTCTGCATTTTTTTAACTACTTCGTCGTAACCATCTTTTCCTTTGTCGATCAGAGCATTCACAACCTGAAGTGTCTCTGCATCATCACCAAAAATTCCTGTAAGAATCTTTGTTCGTCTTACATCGGAAAGACCA from Citrobacter sp. RHB25-C09 harbors:
- a CDS encoding phage tail tape measure protein, with the translated sequence MAEFELKALITGVDKLSPALGRMQKNIRKFRRDAEDMGKGGLAMAASLGAGLAASMVAFAKQEDAATGLKVAMMGANGQVNSTFERINTLAIGLGNKLPGTTADFQNMMQMLVRQGIPAENILGGVGEASAYLAVQLKKTPEAAAEFAAKMQDATGTTSKDMMGLFDTIQKAFYLGVDDTNMLSFFTKTSSIMKMVNKDGLLAAKALAPISVMMDQMGMKGESAGNALRKVVQAGLNMKKVGDANDLLKGAKLGIKLDFTDGKGGFGGLENIFTQLSKLRGLSDVRRTKILTGIFGDDAETLQVVNALIDKGKDGYDEVVKKMQKQANLNQRVEAQLGTLTNLWEALTGTAINGLAAIGGAFSDDAKKLVTWLGDMTEKFSNFAAKNPRFIRGIVGAVAGFVGLKLAAIGVSQALGIVGGAMKMSPMGAFLRLAAIGIGYVIANWDKFGPVITKILDKIEVLTSTTDGWKIALAGIAAYIAGSWLTSIVGSIRTVGAESVTASNKMGMLGKLGMAAALYAPVEGVMESTIGKTSAGDWMKNNGLFFASDWTPFFNKQSMQDYEKGINRNTTSTKDKIDLNVSFKNAPPGMTVDQKGPASPGIKYDVGYTSLSGWSYNR